The nucleotide window gatgacttcgtcaaccattttgaaaagaaggtcgacgacatccgatcctcgtttgctaagtcaaacgacaccgctggttctgctcacactgccctaccctgtgctttgacctctttctcctctctctctccagatgaaatctcgcgtcttgtgacggccggccgcccaacaacctgcccgcttgaccctatcccctcctctcttctccagaccatttccggagaccttctcccttacctcacctcgctcatcaactcatccttgaccgctggctacgtcccttccgtcttcaagagagcgagagttgcaccccttctgaaaaaacctacactcgatccctccgatgtcaacaactacagaccagtatcccttctttcttttctctccaaaactcttgaacgtgccgtccttggccagctctcctgctatctctctcagaatgaccttcttgatccaaatcagtcaggtttcaagactagtcattcaactgagactgctcttctctgtgtcacggaggcgctccgcactgctaaagctaactctctctcctctgctctcatccttctagacctatcggctgcctttgatactgtgaaccatcagatcctcctctccaccctctccgagctgggcatctccggcgcggcccacgcttggattgcgtcctacctgacaggtcgctcctaccaggtggcgtggcgagaatctgtctccgcaccacgtgctctcaccactggtgtcccccagggctctgttctaggccctctcctattctcgctatacaccaagtcacttggctctgtcatatcctcacatggtctctcctatcattgctatgcagacgacacacaattaatcttctcctttcccccctctgataaccaggtggtgaatcgcatctctgcatgtctggcagacatatcagtgtggatgacggatcaccacctcaagctgaacctcggcaagacggagctgctcttcctcccggggaaggactgcccgttccatgatctcgccatcacggttgacaactccattgtgtcctcctcccagagtgctaagaaccttggcgtgatcctggacaacaccctgtcgttctcaactaacatcaaggcggtgacccgttcctgtaggttcatgctctacaacattcgcagagtacgaccctgcctcacgcaggaagcggcgcaggtcctaatccaggcacttgtcatctcccgtctggattactgcaactcgctgttggctgggctccctgcctgtgccattaaacccctacaactcatccagaacgccgcagcccgtctggtgttcaactttcccaagttctctcacgtcaccccgctcctccgctctctccactggcttccagttgaagctcgcatccgctacaagaccatggtgcttgcctacggagctgtgaggggaacggcacctccgtaccttcaggctctgatcaggccctacacccaaacaagggcactgcgttcatccacctctggcctgctcgcctccctacctctgaggaagtacagttcccgctcagcccagtcaaaactgttcgctgctctggcaccccaatggtggaacaaactccctcacgacgccaggtcagcggagtcaatcaccaccttccggagacacctgaaaccccacctctttaaggaatacctaggataggataaagtaatccttctaaccccccccccttaaaagagttagatgcactattgtaaagtggttgttccactggatatcataaggtgaatgcaccaatttgtaagtcgctctggataagagcgtctgctaaatgacttaaatgtaatgtaatgtaaatgtatatgtcTGCTTGAAACTtgtagttattacagactcggtcagggagaggttgaaaatgtcagtgaagacacttgccagttggtccgtgcatgctttgagtacatgtcctggtaatctgtctgccCCACGGCTTTGTgagatgttgacctgttttacgGTCTTGCTCACgttggctaccgagagcgttatcacacagtcgtccataacagctggtgctctcatgcatgcttcagtgttgcttgcctcgaagcaagcataaaaggcatttagctcgtctagtaggctcgcattactgggcagctcgcgtctgggtttctctttgtagtccgtaatagttttcaagcacTGCAACATCCttcgagtgtcagagccggtgtagtaggattcaattttaatcctgtattcacactttgcttgtttgatggttcgtctgagggcctagtgggatttcttataagtgctATGACGTTACTAGCGCGAGTCGCTATTTTTGTGTATATGGACCTGATCATTGCAAAATGCGTGGTCAGCAGTTGAGGAAGAAGACTTTGATTATGGTTGTATTGATATCACAATGCATGTCTGTTTTGTTTTCGCCCCAACTTTTCTCCagtgacaaacattggcagtagaatggtccgtactaaagagctcagtgactttcaacgtggtaccgtcataggatgccacctttccaacaagtcagttcgtcaaatttctgccatgctagagctgcccaggtcaactgtaagtgctgttattgtgaagtggaaacgtctaggagcaacaacagcgcagccgcgaagtggtagaccacacaagctcacagaatgggaccgccaagtgctgaagcatgtagcaTGTACAAATCGTccgtcctctgttgcaacactcacaactgagttccaaacagcctctggaagcaaggtcagcacaagaactgttcgtcgggagcttcatgaaatgggtttccatggccgagcagccgcacacacgcCTAAGATCACCAAGTCAGGCCTTCAAGCAGTCACTGTCGCGGACAATATCAAGGAAAAAATAGTAAGTCCTCCTGACCTGCATAAGGTTGTCGAACATTGTTCAGTTAATCAAGGGAAGGGGTTTGTGATGTGACTATATAGAATTGTGGTTAATGTGAATAGAGAATGTAACAACATGTTATTAGTCACTTGTAAATCAAGGGTGCTTATGCAGTGCTAGAACAAAACATCAGGAGAAACGTTAAGATAAAGCTGATCCCTGTATTGTCATTTCTATAGAAACTTGACTTACCTAAAGTCAAAGGTCAACTGCTCATTTTCGGAGCCACCAACTGGGATCTCATCGGAAGGAAAGAGGTGCCAAAAGCACAAGGTATAACCCTGCCCAGTCCTGTACGTTGCTGTATGCAATACTCCACTCAGTTGTCCCTTAATAGCACTTGTGTCACCAACTTTGAAAGTAGTTTTTCATGTCTTTCTACTGACAATCTTGAAGCAATCCTCATAATTGACTGCAGTATTGAACTGTTCCTGTTTCTTATCAAGTCAAAcgttaaagtgcatttaaaattGCAACAGACTTTACGTTAAaattgtgctgtgtgtgtgtgtgtggtctctcaGTGGCCTTCAGGAACCTAGGCCAGAACTTGTGGGGTCCTCACCGCTACGGCAGCCTGAGTGACGTGCAGGTCAGCAGTGTGGTGTCTGGGCCCTGTGCTGCCCACAGCCTCCTAATCACCACTGAGGGCAAGCTCTGGAGCTGGGGTAGGAATGCTATACCGTAATAGCTCATAGTTTATACttgcatatacactaccgttcaaaagtttggggtcacttagaaatgaccttgtttatgaaagaaaagcacaacaaaaatgtccatttaaaagaacatcaaattgatcagaaatacagtgtagacattgttaatgttgtaaattactattgtagctggaaacggctgatttttaacgGAAGATCTAAATCgggcgtacagaggccaattatcagcaaccatcactcctgtgttccaatggcacgttgtgtgagctaatccaagttgatcagtttaaaacccttttgcaattatgttagcacagctgaaaactgttgtgctgattttaaagaagcaataaaactgtcctttagactagttgagtatctggagcatcagcatcagggttcgattacaggctcaaaatggccagaaacaaataactttcttcagAAATTCGTTagtatattcttgttctgagaaatgaaggttattccatgtgagaaattgccaagaaactgaagatctcgtacaatgctgtgtactacgcccttcacagaacagcgcaagctggctctaaccagaatagaaagagtgggaggccccggtgcacaactgagcaagaggacaagtacattagagtgtctagtttgagaaaaaagacgcctcacaagtcctcaactggcagcttcattaaatagtacccacaaaacaccagtctcaacgtcaacagtgaagaggtgactccgggatgctggccttctaagcagagttgcaaagaaaaagccatatctcagactggccaataaaaagaaaagattaagatgggcaaaagaacacagacactggacagaggaaccaaACAAGTAGgctcattttgagcctgtaatcgaacacacaaatgctgatgctccagatactcaactagtctagagaaggccagttttattgcttctttaaaatcagcacaacagttttcagctgtgctaacataattgcaaaagggttttctaatgatcaattagccttttcaaatgatcaacttggattagctaacacaacgtgccattggaacagaggagtgatggttgctgataatgggcatctgtacgcctatgtagatattccataaaaatctgccgtttccagctacaatagtcatttacaacattaacaatgtctacactgtatttatgatcaatttgatgttattttaatggccaaaaaaattgcttttctttaaaaaacaaggacatttctaagtgaccacaaactttgaacggtagtgtatatgtctCATAGATGTAATCATTCTAGCTTGAGTCCAGAAGAAATTGTCAATATTgacttctttctctctttgtcaggTCGAAATGAAAAGGGTCAGCTGGGTCACGGGGACACCAAGCGCCTGGAGGCCCCAAAGCTGATTGAGGCCCTCGCAGACGAAGTGGTGGTGGCTGCAGCCTGTGGACGCAACCACACCCTGGCATTGACAGAGGGTGGCACCGCCTACTCGTTTGGAGAGAACAAACTGGGCCAGCTGGGCCAGGGCAACCAAACAGATGCAGTCCTCAGTCCAGCCCTGGTAAGCAACATAAACCTTGAAAAAGAAAGGAGAGCCGCacgctctaggagctcagatCCCATAATTTAATTAcctaataaccaacgtttcgacagacaagctgtctttatcagggtataatgacaaacactgcggtaactagtttatatagtgtcaaaggacacacacaagtgtctgtaatcatggccgggtgtggctTGATATCGTTGGTTAATTTACAGATATAAATAGAACAtataaaaaaacataaatggatagcatgcgatcatagatacaatttggctgcATAGGCCTACAAAGATTTACAATGAATAGCAAAATCATAATGGCTTCAGATCAacgtctacgttgagaccgaagggagaaAGGGTCTTTAAAtgaaagatccaggcagcctctcgttttaacaataaattgtcgaggtcaccccctctcgTAGGGAGGGTGACGTGTTCGATGCCGATATAAAGTAGGGACGAAATCGAGTGGTTcgcttccaaaaagtgggccgcaactgggtacgTCGTATTTTtacacctaatggtgctacgatgctttGTAGTTTTAATTCACACATCGTTTTACCCACATACTTTTTACCACAAgaacaagttataagataaataaatgTCTAGTGGAGCACGTAATCACACCTTTGATTTGTTTccctgtttggggttgtttgaaggatctacatttgtaagtgccattgcattgagcgcAGCCACtacacttgtagtttccatcTGGTAGAGGCACAAATAGACGTTGTGCAGAGATATTTTGTGGTGGTAAATCAGTTTAGCAATTGATCTCTGAGATTTCTTCCCCGcgagaatacgaccaagggaGGGTCCAAAAACACATGACTGATACTGTCATCGgatcttagaatgtgccaatgtttgaacgattcccttaatttgttcagagcactttgaatagcgggtagtAAGAACACAAGAATGCTTATTTTTGGGAGACTGTCCTTGAAAGAGATCATGTCTCGATTTATTTAGGATTTTCTCAATGGCAGTATTAATATGACCGtttttgtaccccctctccttgaaTTTTCTTTGCGTCTAAGCCATATTTCGGTCAATCTGATAgttttttgcaaattcttttgatttgacagaattggctgtagggAAACTGTTTTTCAAGGGAAGCAGGTGACAACTatcagccctcaacaaactgttacgatcagtaggttacctgtaaagatcagtgtatagaacattatcctAACACAAAATCAGAAGATCAAGGAAACTGATTTGACTTGTGTCAGATTGCATATTAAATCTCAGGTGCTCAGAACGAGAGTTAAGAAAATCCTGGAGCTGTTTTGCATCACCCCTCCATagaacaaaaatatcatcaatgtaccgtttccaaataattatgttaggcaagaaaacatgtttgagaggattgaaaatagactgtttctccatgtaacccacataCAAATTAGCATAGTTAGGAGCCATAGGGGATCCCATAGAAGTACCCTTCGTCTGAATAAAGTAATGATTTAGAAACATGAAATAGTTGTGTGTGAGTACTATTTCAGCCAATTTTATAATGCATGCACTGGAAGCAACATCAACCTCCCTATTCATCTGCCTCATTATTGTGGCTGATTTATTATAGGTTTAATATGGCCACATCCTGAGCCTGTGCTTATCAAAGCTTCTCCTATCCCCTCTCAGATCCAGTACAATGGGCAGCCCTTGGTCAAGGTGGCGTGTGGGGCAGAGTTCAGCATGGTGGTGGACTGCAAAGGAATCCTCTACTCGTTCGGGTGCCCAGAGTATGGCCAGCTAGGTATGTCCACAACTAACGAGCAGGACAGATTTAAACTTCTAAAAAAGGTTTCTCTAATGACACATTTGAAGAGTCACAACGACCCCTTCAAAAATCATTCTAGATCAAACACTGGCGTTGCACTTATTTTTGTCTTGTGTTTTGGGTCACAGGACACAACTCTGATGGCAAGTTCATTGCCCGGGCTCAGCGCATCGAGTTTGACTGTGAGACCATTGCACGCCGCGTGGCCATCTTCATCGAGAAGAGTAAGGACGGCCAGGTGACGCCTGTACCTAACGTGGTGGTCCGAGACGTCGCCTGCGGAGGCAATCACACGGTGAGGAGGGAAGACCAGGACCTGTATTCAGTCTTGGATAAGGAATGCTGACCTAGGATCAGTTTGgcattttagatcataatgaaatgACATGTACATggagaacctgatcctagattagcaGACCTACTCTGAGGCGCTTTTATGAATATGGGCTCTGATACCTACTGCCACAAATACCCCTTGAGCCAGAAATTAGCATTTTAGAAACAGAAATCAAAGAATGATATAGAACTTTTGCATCTCACAATAGTGTTGGTATATATTAGTGATGACCCCATCCCCCAACCTTTGCATAATCACTGAATGAAGAACATACATTTGAGTCATTcaacagacgctcttatccagatcaAGCTACAGTGTTCCCTTCATGTTTAATGAATGAACCTGCAGATGGAGACCTCTTTATTCTGGTCCTTAAATCTGGACACTAATAGGGAGCTGAGCGGGTCTGATAACATTTGGCACCAGCCTGTGTTTAAAGGGATAGTCCACTCTAAGTATGAGTTTTCACTTATATTGGCTGTAGTTGATTTGCAAAGTTAGGTTTTTTTCTTCTCACTTTTTTGTTAGCGTGAGGtatgtatactgtgtgtgtccaGCTGATATTGGACTCCCAGAAGCGGGTGTTTTCCTGGGGCTTTGGTGGTTATGGACGGCTGGGTCACACGGAGCAGAAGGACGAGATGGTGCCCAGACTGGTGAAGCTCTTTGACTTCCCCAGGCGCGGGGCATCCCAAATCTACACTGGCTATCAGTGCTCCTTCGCTATAAATGAGATGGGTATGGGACACAATGCTTAACCCCTTGAATGTCGCACTGATGAGTAAATCTCTTTAGAATTATTTTATTTATCACCCCTATTATCAATTTATACCACTGTAAACCAAGAATACTACTGTTACTTCCCCAAGTCTGTTGCTCTACCTGATATACACTCTGTACAAAACAtgtctctttccatgacagactgaccaggtgaaagctgcgatctcttattgatgtcacctgttaaatccacttcaatcagtgtagatgatgaggtctggttaaagaaggatttttaagccttgagacaattgagacaaggactgtgtgtatgtgcaagacaaaatatttaagtgcctttgaacaggttatggtaataggtgccaggcgcaacggtttgagtgtgtcaagaactgcaatgctgatgggtttttcacgctcaacagtttcccatgtgtatcaagaatggtccaccacccaaaggacatccagccaacttgacacaactgtgggaaacttTGCAGTCAATATTGGCCAGcagccctgtggaacgctttcgacatcttgtagagtccatgcccagaagaactgaggctgttctgagggcaaaaggtggtgcaagtcaatattaggaaggtgttcttaatgttttgttgtGTATGTTGTAGTGATTTCAGGGCGTATCCCAACTGTGAACCTAGCATCTGTCAGTCTAAACATTACGCCAAGAGTTGGACAAATTTTGCTAGTGTTTTTTGATAAGGAAGCTACAATATTAACATTTTGTGTGCAGGAGGGCTGTTTTTCTGGGGGGTCACCAATACCTCGCGGGAGTCTACCATGTACCCCAAGTCCGTGCAGGACCTGTGTGGCTGGAAGGTCCGCAGTCTGGCGTGCGGGAAAAGCAGTATCGTTATCGCTGCAGACGACAGCACCATCAGCTGGGGACCCTCCCCCACCTTTGGGGAACTGGTCAGTTTTAATTGGTGTATTTATAAAGCAGACTTCTCGCACCCAAAGTGCTGTACCATTATAGAAATGTACTTGTGTGCTCGAAAGACTGCTGAATTGGCACACCTCTTCTGGCTTCTCTACCTGTTATGACATGGGTTTTGTGATTTGTTACAGGGATACGGAGACAACAAGGCCAAGTCCTCCACTACTGCTCAGGAGGTGAAGACCCTGGATGGAGTTTACACTGAACAGGTGTGGAGCAGCAACAGAGAATGAAAACAGTGATGAATTTGAATTCCCACTTATGTAATCTGTAGATGGGAACTGCATTTAGGTGCATGTTCACTCTTTGGGCTGAAACATTTGGGTGTTTGTGGTTGCAGGTGGTGATGGGATACGCACACTGCCTGGTCATCGCCAGACAGGATACTCCACAGGAACAAGAGAAGCTCAAGAAGCTGCCAGAGTACAACCCACGCACGCTCTGATAGGGCACCATCCAGCAACCTTACCATTTGTCAACAGATTCTCTCCAGAATGCACCTCCCCTTTAGGTCACCTTTGTAAGGCTTGATGGATGGCTGGGGAGGGTGGGCTCTTATGAATATGTATGCAAACACTTCAAAAAACAAGTCAGTTCTTTTTGTGTTTGTTCCCAAAGACCAATTACATTTTCTTTGTTCATGAAGTCCATGGCAGTATTACTCTTTGTCAGGTCGATCTGTATGCATTGTCAGAACACAATCGGGATCTGAGACATTGTGCCATCAAGTTGATGCTCTCCGGCCATTGACTTATGTTACATTCTTTGGTTAATCTCTTCACTTGTATGATTAAATGTTGGTGTTGAGGATGCGTAACTGTCCCTCAGGCCAGTATCTGCTTGTCATTCCAGACTTTTTTCACCTCAGTGACTCCTTTTAGCCTGGGAATCCAGGTGTGGGCACTGCAATCTTGGCAATGAAAACCAGCATGAATGTGGTTTTGCGACTCTCTTTTAGTGCAAATGGTTAACAGGGTGTGGTTATCCTAGTTTTAAATCAAGACTGgttgtttttcttaatttgttttGGTGTCTGGGTCAGAAGGCCTGCATGTTTTTTACATTTCAAATGTGGAAATGGTAAAAGTTAATTAAATTGGTTGATTTTGTTCAGTCTGTTCTGACATTGCCTTCCCCCCGCTTCAAGAGGGGTTAAAAGCTATTGTTGGCCAGTAAATCTTGTCAACAGCCTGGTTTTGACCACTGTATGTAGCAGTTAGTATGCATCCATCTGCTGACCAATCATCCACCGTATTTTGGATGAGCTAGTAGATGACTGGGATCGTACAGATGGGCAAGTTTCTTGTACATACCGATGATGTGCACGCCATGGCTTGATTTCGGGTCATACTTCTAGCACCAATCTGATTTAACTAATTCTGACAGGCAAATTTCCCCATTTACAAATGAGCATATCACACCGTACAAAGGTTCTGAGCTGCCAAATACTTGAGATTCATGATTTACAGATGGTTATGCTGGATTAACATTGTGGAAGGTTGACTGTTGTCTGCATTTTGGGAGTTATGGCTGGCTGAatctagtgccttcagaaagtattcatacctgtTCACACAGTTGTTTCAGCctgaatgtaaaatgtattacatagttTTTTTACACTTGTATacaaacaccccataatgtcagaaTTGTTTAAATTTgtacaaattaaataaaaatgagaAGCTTAAATGTCTTGATTCATAAGAATTCCACCCCTTTTATGGGaatcctaaataagttcaggagtaaaaatgtgcttaagtcaCAAGTTATGTATAACATGATTCTTtaatgactgcctcatctctgtaccccacacatacaattatctaagGTCACTCAGTTgagcaatgaatttcaattaaagaccagggaggttttccaatgcctcgtaaagggaacctattggtagatggataaatatgacattgaacatccctttgagcatggataAGTTAATGACACTGAATGCTGTATCAATacaccagtcactacaaagatacaggcgtccttcctaactcagttgccggagaggaaggaaaccgtagatttccccatgaggccaatggtgattttaaagctgtttaatggctgtgataggagataatggaggatggatcaacaacattgttacTTACAATACTAACCTAGTTGACAgggtgaaaaggaagcctgtacagaatattccaaaacatgcatactgTTTGCATCAAGGCactaaatacaaagtgttatgtttgtgtcAAATCCAAAACAGCACTTTaccgagtaccactctccatattttcaagcatagtggtggctgcatcatgttatgggtatgcttgtagtcATTAAGTACTGGAGTTTTTcagaaaaaataaaatgaaacataGGAGCTAAGCACAAGAagaaacctggttgtctgctttctggaagttgaattcacctttcagcaggacaaaagCCTAAAACAAGGCTAAATCTACACTAGTAATTTACCAAGAAAACAGTGCTGTTCGAGTGGCCGAGttattgacttaaatctgcttgaaaatctatggcaaaagacctaaaaatggttgtctagcaattctCTGCTAATTTGACAGAGCTGGATgaatttaaagaataatgggcaaatgtcacaacccaggtgtggaaagctcttagacttaaccagaaagactactacaaagttttgactcaggggtgtgaatacttatgta belongs to Salvelinus alpinus chromosome 28, SLU_Salpinus.1, whole genome shotgun sequence and includes:
- the LOC139557013 gene encoding protein RCC2 homolog, giving the protein MVRTKELSDFQRGTVIGCHLSNKSVRQISAMLELPRSTVSAVIVKWKRLGATTAQPRSGRPHKLTEWDRQVLKHVACTNRPSSVATLTTEFQTASGSKVSTRTVRRELHEMGFHGRAAAHTPKITKSGLQAVTVADNIKEKIKLDLPKVKGQLLIFGATNWDLIGRKEVPKAQVAFRNLGQNLWGPHRYGSLSDVQVSSVVSGPCAAHSLLITTEGKLWSWGRNEKGQLGHGDTKRLEAPKLIEALADEVVVAAACGRNHTLALTEGGTAYSFGENKLGQLGQGNQTDAVLSPALIQYNGQPLVKVACGAEFSMVVDCKGILYSFGCPEYGQLGHNSDGKFIARAQRIEFDCETIARRVAIFIEKSKDGQVTPVPNVVVRDVACGGNHTLILDSQKRVFSWGFGGYGRLGHTEQKDEMVPRLVKLFDFPRRGASQIYTGYQCSFAINEMGGLFFWGVTNTSRESTMYPKSVQDLCGWKVRSLACGKSSIVIAADDSTISWGPSPTFGELGYGDNKAKSSTTAQEVKTLDGVYTEQVVMGYAHCLVIARQDTPQEQEKLKKLPEYNPRTL